The Bradyrhizobium barranii subsp. barranii genome segment ATGGTGTCGGCCTGCTCGCGCAGCGTCTGCTCGTTGCGGCTCTTCAGTTGCTCGAGCTTTCCGTTGATGCTCGCAAGCTCGCTGGTGATGGTCTTGAGCGATTGCGTGAGATCGGACGATGATTGGTCAGCCGCTGTGGCGCCAGTTCTTGGCGCGTCAGGTCTTGCAGCGTCAGCTTTTGGAGCCTCAGCTCTTGGAGCGTCAGTTCTTGGAGCGCTTTCCGTTTCCTTGCCGAGCGGCGGGGCAGGCACCGGAGTGAGCCCATCCGCAGCAGCCAGTTGCACGGCCGGCGGCTGCGCCGGACTTTCGACCACGGACGCTCGCGAGGGCTCGCTCGCGGCCGGCGGAGCCCATCGCGCCATGATGGACTTGGTCATCGACTTGGCCTCATCGCGATATTGCGAAGCGAAGGCGGCACCGAGAAGGCCGATCGCCAGCACGAGGCCAACCAGGGCACGCAGCATGGTCCGATCTCCCTTCAGGCCTGGATTGCCCACCTTGCTGACCGGTGCCGGCACCTTGTCCTTGGGACCCTCGGCTGCCTTCGCTCCGGCGCTGGCCTGCGAGGTCCGCGGGGCTTCGTTGCCGCGTTCCATTCCGGAAACCAGCCGGTCCAGCCGCGCAAGGTCTTGCTCTGCGCTCTTGATCTGGTCATAGGCCCGCGCCAGCCCGCCATCGGCGCGCACCTCGTCCGGCTTGGCGGCCTCAGGCTTTTGGGCCTCAGGCTTGTCGGTATCAGGCTTGGGGTCGTTCGCTTCAGGCACCGATGCGCGCTCCATCCAGTCGGGCGTCAATGGGAGTGCGGCAGTCCGATCGTCGGAAGGATAGGCCTCACCGTTGTCCAACACAACGCGCGAGCGAAGGAGAAATTATGGCGGGCTACGGTTGCTGAAGCAGCCGGGCGCTGCTCCCCGGGGCATCCCTGCGACGTGCTGTGCTATCGCGGGAGGAAGCGCCATGAGGGTCTCCACCGCGACACTCGCTCTGCTTCTTTCAGGTCCGGCCGCGGCCCGGGAGTGCCAGACATGCTCAATGGCCGACGCCTGCATGATGGAGTACGTTAAGACGACGTCGGAGGC includes the following:
- a CDS encoding prolipoprotein diacylglyceryl transferase, which gives rise to MERASVPEANDPKPDTDKPEAQKPEAAKPDEVRADGGLARAYDQIKSAEQDLARLDRLVSGMERGNEAPRTSQASAGAKAAEGPKDKVPAPVSKVGNPGLKGDRTMLRALVGLVLAIGLLGAAFASQYRDEAKSMTKSIMARWAPPAASEPSRASVVESPAQPPAVQLAAADGLTPVPAPPLGKETESAPRTDAPRAEAPKADAARPDAPRTGATAADQSSSDLTQSLKTITSELASINGKLEQLKSRNEQTLREQADTIQQLKAAQEKDAADNARLAAQVQALQTQLTTSAAPAPAKPVVRSATSNETAAPARPHVQATAPRRPRPPPPRGRWMPPPYMADPYDPDW